The Macaca fascicularis isolate 582-1 chromosome 1, T2T-MFA8v1.1 genome includes a window with the following:
- the TMEM69 gene encoding transmembrane protein 69 has protein sequence MLRFIQKFSQASSKMLKCSFPVGLRASRTDTLSLKMSLQQNFSPFPRPWLSSSFPVYMSKTQCYHTSPCSFKKEKQALPARSPSTISYITDSPKPALYVTLAGLIPFVAPPLVMLMTKTYIPILAFTQMAYGASFLSFLGGIRWGFALPEGSPAKPDYLNLASSIAPLFLSWFAFLISERLSEAIVTVIMGMGIALHHEFFVLPHYPNWFKALRVVVTLLATFSFITTFVVKSIFPEKGHKRPDQV, from the exons ATGCTTCGCTTCATCCAGAAGTTTTCTCAAGCATCTTCAAAG aTGCTGAAGTGCTCTTTCCCAGTGGGACTAAGAGCCAGCAGAACAGATACACTTTCTCTCAAGATGTCTCTCCAGCAGAACTTTTCCCCATTTCCAAGGCCTTGGCTTTCCTCATCATTTCCGGTGTATATGAGCAAGACACAGTGCTATCATACATCCCCCTGCAGCTTtaaaaaggagaagcaagcacttCCAGCCAGGTCACCAAGCACCATCAGTTACATAACTGACAGCCCAAAGCCAGCATTATATGTAACTCTGGCAGGACTAATCCCCTTCGTTGCTCCACCACTGGTCATGCTGATGACAAAAACTTATATTCCCATATTAGCTTTTACTCAGATGGCTTATGGAGCCAGTTTCCTATCTTTCTTGGGTGGGatcagatggggttttgctctacCAGAAGGTAGTCCAGCCAAACCAGACTACCTTAATTTAGCCAGCAGTATAGCTCCTCTTTTCCTTTCATGGTTTGCCTTCCTTATTTCTGAAAGACTTAGTGAAGCCATAGTCACAGTAATAATGGGTATGGGGATAGCATTACACCATGAATTTTTTGTCTTACCACATTATCCCAACTGGTTCAAAGCCCTGAGGGTAGTAGTCACTTTATTGGCTACTTTTTCATTTATAACCACTTTTGTAGTTAAAAGTATTTTTCCAGAAAAAGGACATAAGAGACCTGATcaagtataa